The Pedosphaera parvula Ellin514 DNA window GGCTTTTCGCGCGTTTTTGCTTAATGAAGATACAAACACACCAATGGCCAGCGAGAATACAAACGTGTTCAACAAAACCAGGATCATCCGGGAGAACTCTCCCTGTGTCACACCACCCACCAACAGCGGCAATGCCAGGATTGGAAAAATTGCCAGCAATCCATAAAAGCCTCTCAACGACGTCGCCGCAATTTTTCCCATCACCACGTCGTATCCCTTCAGATCCGTCAAAAAGAGCAATCCCAGCGTTCCTTCCCGCTTCTCTTCGCTTAAACAATCAGACGTCGAACGCACACCCGCCGCCAGGCAGTATAAAAACGCCAGCGCCGAAAGCACCCAAAACAGTAACTGGCCGAATTGTCGCGACGAATCTTTATACGTCGCCATATAAACAAAGCTGCTGACCACGATTGCCATCAGCACCACCAATGAGCGCATCCGGTACGTGACCGGGCGTCGCGCCGCCACTCGCAACTCTCGTTCAACTATTGGCAGCAAGGTCATGGTTTTGCACCTTCCTTTTTAGCCAGGGCTTGCGGCTCAATCGCGCGCAAGGCATTGGCCGCCTGGAGTTGCACCGAGTAATCAGCATCCTTTAAACAACCTAGAATTTCCGGCACCGCTGGCCGGGCCGCCATGCCAAACGAGCGTAATCCTTCCAGTGAAGTCCGCCGCACAAAAACATTGGTGGATTTCAGGAACGGAATCATGGCGGGAATGCAAATCTCCGGCTGGCTGTGAATCTGCCCCAAGGCCCTCAAAGCGGTTGCATGCAAACTCTTGTTAGTGGTTTGCAGCCCGGCCACGAGCAATGGCACCACCACTTCGGTATTCGTCCCGATCCTCGAAACCAACATGGCACGCTGATTCCATCGAGCCTCGTTCGAGGTATCTTTCAAACTCTCGATGTATGGCAGAAATGAGTCCCCACGGATTTTTATCAATGCAAACTCCGCGGCCGGACTATTCGTGGTGGCAGACAGAACGGGAATCGCCAGTTGGGCAACCGGCCCCACATCAGCCAAAGCCAGCGCCGTCCAGTACCTCAACTCTTCCCCCCGCTGCCCTTTGGGCGCCAATTCATACAGCCTCACCATCTCTCGCACCGCATCCCTGGCTTCCGGCCCAATATTTCCCAGGCATTTAACTGCTGTTACAGCCACATCGTGATCCTTCGGATCAAGCAGGCGGGCGAGCTCCGGCACCGCCGGCTTCGCCCGTGCCCCGAGTATGTTAAATGCCCAAACCACCT harbors:
- a CDS encoding HEAT repeat domain-containing protein — encoded protein: MVKLRSFLPGIFTAALLAGFAWLVLRPHEPVYQGKTLIVWLQETYEAGGDTKAEERAEEAIRALGAEALPVLVEGVRGQSSVFRAIVNDLGRDKSMHFLHLPPQDGLRQKVVWAFNILGARAKPAVPELARLLDPKDHDVAVTAVKCLGNIGPEARDAVREMVRLYELAPKGQRGEELRYWTALALADVGPVAQLAIPVLSATTNSPAAEFALIKIRGDSFLPYIESLKDTSNEARWNQRAMLVSRIGTNTEVVVPLLVAGLQTTNKSLHATALRALGQIHSQPEICIPAMIPFLKSTNVFVRRTSLEGLRSFGMAARPAVPEILGCLKDADYSVQLQAANALRAIEPQALAKKEGAKP